From the Kitasatospora viridis genome, one window contains:
- the ahcY gene encoding adenosylhomocysteinase, with protein MSNTTGDFKVADLSLAPFGRKEIQLAEHEMPGLMSIRKEFAESQPLAGARITGSLHMTVQTAVLIETLTALGAEVRWCSCNIFSTQDHAAAAIAVGPEGTPENPQGVPVFAWKGETLEEYWWCTEQALTWPNGQTPNMILDDGGDATLLIHKGVEFEKAGAAPDPSTADNDEFRIILELLNRTLTESPKKWTEVAATIKGVTEETTTGVHRLYEMHRDGKLLFPAINVNDSVTKSKFDNKYGCRHSLIDGINRATDVLIGGKVAVVCGYGDVGKGCAESLRGQGARVIVTEIDPICALQAAMDGYQVTTLEEVVEIADIFITTTGNKDIIMAPHMERMKHQAIVGNIGHFDNEIDMAGLAKLPGVVKTEVKPQVHEWRKADGRTIIVLSEGRLLNLGNATGHPSFVMSNSFANQTIAQIELFTKTEEYPVGVYVLPKHLDEKVARLHLAALGVKLTTLSKDQADYIGVPVEGPYKAEQYRY; from the coding sequence ATGTCGAACACCACTGGTGACTTCAAGGTCGCCGACCTCTCCCTGGCCCCGTTCGGCCGCAAGGAGATCCAGCTCGCCGAGCACGAGATGCCCGGCCTGATGTCGATCCGCAAGGAGTTCGCCGAGAGCCAGCCGCTGGCCGGCGCCCGGATCACCGGCTCGCTGCACATGACCGTGCAGACCGCGGTGCTGATCGAGACCCTCACCGCGCTGGGCGCCGAGGTCCGCTGGTGCTCCTGCAACATCTTCTCCACCCAGGACCACGCCGCCGCCGCCATCGCGGTCGGCCCCGAGGGCACCCCGGAGAACCCGCAGGGCGTCCCGGTCTTCGCCTGGAAGGGCGAGACGCTGGAGGAGTACTGGTGGTGCACCGAGCAGGCGCTGACCTGGCCGAACGGCCAGACCCCGAACATGATCCTGGACGACGGCGGTGACGCCACCCTGCTGATCCACAAGGGCGTCGAGTTCGAGAAGGCCGGCGCCGCGCCGGACCCGTCCACCGCGGACAACGACGAGTTCCGGATCATCCTGGAGCTGCTCAACCGCACCCTGACCGAGTCGCCGAAGAAGTGGACCGAGGTCGCCGCCACCATCAAGGGCGTGACCGAGGAGACCACCACCGGCGTCCACCGCCTGTACGAGATGCACCGCGACGGCAAGCTGCTGTTCCCGGCCATCAACGTCAACGACTCGGTGACCAAGTCGAAGTTCGACAACAAGTACGGCTGCCGCCACTCGCTGATCGACGGCATCAACCGCGCCACCGACGTCCTGATCGGCGGCAAGGTCGCCGTGGTCTGCGGCTACGGCGACGTGGGCAAGGGCTGCGCCGAGTCGCTGCGCGGCCAGGGCGCCCGGGTCATCGTCACCGAGATCGACCCGATCTGCGCGCTGCAGGCGGCGATGGACGGCTACCAGGTCACCACCCTGGAGGAGGTGGTGGAGATCGCCGACATCTTCATCACCACCACCGGCAACAAGGACATCATCATGGCTCCGCACATGGAGCGGATGAAGCACCAGGCGATCGTCGGCAACATCGGCCACTTCGACAACGAGATCGACATGGCCGGCCTGGCGAAGCTGCCCGGCGTGGTGAAGACCGAGGTCAAGCCGCAGGTCCACGAGTGGCGCAAGGCCGACGGCCGCACCATCATCGTGCTCTCCGAGGGCCGCCTGCTGAACCTGGGCAACGCGACCGGCCACCCGTCGTTCGTGATGTCCAACTCCTTCGCGAACCAGACCATCGCGCAGATCGAGCTGTTCACCAAGACCGAGGAGTACCCGGTCGGCGTGTACGTGCTGCCGAAGCACCTGGACGAGAAGGTCGCGCGCCTCCACCTGGCCGCGCTGGGCGTCAAGCTCACCACCCTGTCCAAGGACCAGGCCGACTACATCGGCGTCCCGGTCGAGGGCCCGTACAAGGCGGAGCAGTACCGCTACTGA
- a CDS encoding RDD family protein, translated as MSDLVTGEAVVLGLRTAKLPSRALAAVIDLVVEFVAFFAVTLLLLAVLDGLDDAASAALVICLMVFFLVGLPVLVETLSRGRSLGKLALGLRVVRTDGGPVRFRHSLVRGLVGVVEVVLLTGVPAVITSLISTDGRRLGDIFGGTVVVRERVPGGRNLAQVPPPPPQVLAALGGDLVRLDFSAVPPGLWLACRQLLVRSGELDASAALRMADQLAADVAARVQWPVPPGLHPALYLGAVLTERQRRDWQRTNEAQLGAVPFGAPPFAPSPFAPPQFAPPQFGVPQFGAPQPPVVAAPMPPSLQQPQSQSQPAAPAPAAEPRDNGGFALPG; from the coding sequence GTGAGCGACCTGGTGACGGGTGAGGCCGTGGTCCTCGGTCTGCGGACGGCGAAGCTGCCGAGCAGGGCGTTGGCCGCCGTCATCGACCTGGTGGTGGAGTTCGTCGCCTTCTTCGCGGTCACGTTGCTGCTGCTGGCGGTGCTGGACGGCCTGGACGACGCGGCCTCGGCGGCGCTGGTGATCTGCCTGATGGTCTTCTTCCTGGTCGGCCTGCCGGTGCTGGTGGAGACGCTGAGCCGGGGGCGGTCGCTGGGGAAGCTGGCGCTGGGGCTGCGGGTGGTGCGCACCGACGGTGGGCCGGTGCGGTTCCGGCACTCGCTGGTCCGGGGCCTGGTCGGGGTGGTCGAGGTGGTCCTGCTCACCGGTGTGCCGGCCGTCATCACCTCGCTGATCTCCACGGACGGGCGCCGGCTGGGCGACATCTTCGGCGGCACCGTGGTGGTCCGGGAGCGGGTGCCGGGTGGGCGGAACCTGGCGCAGGTGCCCCCGCCGCCGCCTCAGGTGCTGGCCGCGCTGGGCGGTGACCTGGTCCGGCTGGACTTCTCGGCGGTGCCGCCGGGGCTCTGGCTGGCCTGCCGTCAGCTGCTGGTCCGGTCCGGCGAGTTGGACGCGTCCGCGGCGCTGCGGATGGCGGACCAGCTGGCCGCGGACGTGGCGGCGCGGGTGCAGTGGCCGGTGCCGCCCGGGCTGCACCCGGCGCTCTACCTCGGCGCGGTGCTCACCGAGCGGCAGCGGCGCGACTGGCAGCGGACGAACGAGGCGCAGCTGGGCGCGGTGCCCTTCGGAGCACCGCCGTTCGCGCCATCGCCGTTCGCACCGCCGCAGTTCGCACCACCGCAGTTCGGTGTGCCGCAGTTCGGTGCGCCGCAGCCGCCGGTGGTGGCTGCCCCGATGCCGCCGAGCCTCCAGCAGCCCCAGTCCCAGTCCCAGCCGGCGGCGCCCGCGCCCGCGGCCGAGCCGCGGGACAACGGCGGGTTCGCGCTCCCCGGCTAG
- a CDS encoding stage II sporulation protein M codes for MDLDVFVAAHQAQWARLETLSKRRRLTGEEADELVLLYQRTTGHLARVQATAPDPALVSRLTTLVARGRNAVTGSRTAGWRDAVRYFTVSFPAALYRSRRWWIPIAVVSLLVAALIAWWVSSHPEVRDSIASPEQLRDMTRPGGEYQTYYTDRPASSFAAQVWTNNAEIAAMCLVFGVFLGIPVLWVLFQNVLNLGVGIGLMSSAGHLDLFLGLLLPHGLLELTAVFVAAGLGLRLGWTVIDPGPRTRSVALAEEGRSVIGMAIGLAAVLFVSGCLEAFVTPSGLPTWARIGIGVLAELLFLLYALVLGRRAAAAGEIGDVEATDRGDLQPVAG; via the coding sequence ATGGACCTGGATGTCTTCGTCGCCGCCCACCAAGCGCAGTGGGCCCGACTGGAGACCCTGAGCAAGCGACGCCGGCTCACCGGGGAGGAGGCCGACGAACTCGTCCTGCTCTACCAGCGGACCACCGGTCACCTGGCCCGGGTCCAGGCCACCGCACCCGACCCGGCGCTGGTCTCCCGGCTGACCACCCTGGTGGCCCGCGGCCGCAACGCGGTCACCGGCAGCCGCACGGCCGGCTGGCGGGACGCCGTGCGCTACTTCACCGTCAGCTTCCCGGCCGCGCTCTACCGCTCGCGGCGCTGGTGGATCCCGATCGCGGTGGTCTCGCTGCTCGTCGCCGCACTGATCGCCTGGTGGGTCTCCAGCCACCCCGAGGTCCGCGACAGCATCGCCTCCCCCGAGCAACTGCGGGACATGACCCGCCCCGGCGGCGAGTACCAGACCTACTACACCGACCGCCCGGCCAGCTCCTTCGCCGCCCAGGTCTGGACGAACAACGCGGAGATCGCCGCGATGTGCCTGGTGTTCGGCGTCTTCCTCGGGATACCCGTGCTCTGGGTGCTGTTCCAGAACGTCCTCAACCTGGGCGTCGGGATCGGCCTGATGTCCTCGGCCGGCCACCTCGACCTCTTCCTCGGCCTCCTGCTGCCGCACGGCCTGCTCGAACTCACCGCCGTCTTCGTCGCCGCGGGCCTCGGCCTGCGCCTCGGCTGGACGGTGATCGACCCCGGCCCGCGCACCCGCTCCGTCGCCCTCGCCGAGGAGGGCCGCTCGGTGATCGGCATGGCGATCGGACTCGCCGCGGTCCTCTTCGTCAGCGGTTGCCTGGAGGCCTTCGTCACCCCCTCCGGCCTCCCCACCTGGGCCCGCATCGGCATCGGTGTCCTGGCCGAGCTGCTCTTCCTGCTCTACGCCCTGGTCCTCGGCCGCCGCGCCGCCGCCGCCGGCGAGATCGGCGACGTGGAGGCGACCGACCGCGGCGACCTCCAGCCCGTGGCGGGATGA
- a CDS encoding DUF58 domain-containing protein produces the protein MALTGRTALLAALGSLITGLLLPSWAGIGLVCGLLLLAVLLDLLLAAPVRSLQLVRGGDRSVRLGEPASVELTVANPSGRPLRARIRDAWAPSAFAPGTELTAARHQLLVPAGERRRVHTALRPTRRGDHRSLRVTVRSLGPLGLAGRQGSHQAAWTLRALPPFTSRKHLPSRLARLRELDGRTSLLTRGQGTEFDSLREYLPGDDVRSIDWRASARRNTVAVRTWRPERDRHILIVLDTGRTSAGRVGDAPRLDAALDSALLLTALATRAGDRVDLLAHDLAQRVAVVGRTAGDVLPAFTQAMAMLEPALVETDQRRLSTAALRLAPRRSLIVLLTGLDAGSAEDGLLPALPLLTKRHEVIVAAVADPRLDELAAGRGSTQAVYAAAAAEQTRADRRAVADRLTHLGATVLDAPPATLPPALADTYLALKAAGRL, from the coding sequence GTGGCCCTGACCGGCCGTACCGCGCTGCTGGCCGCCCTGGGCAGCCTGATCACGGGTCTGCTGCTGCCCTCCTGGGCGGGGATCGGCCTGGTCTGCGGTCTCCTGCTGCTCGCCGTCCTGCTCGACCTGCTGCTCGCGGCTCCGGTCCGCTCGCTGCAACTGGTCCGGGGCGGCGACCGCTCGGTCCGGCTCGGCGAGCCGGCCAGCGTCGAGCTGACCGTCGCCAACCCTTCCGGGCGCCCGCTGCGCGCCCGGATCCGGGACGCCTGGGCGCCTTCGGCCTTCGCGCCGGGCACCGAGCTGACGGCCGCCCGGCACCAGTTGCTGGTCCCGGCCGGCGAGCGGCGCCGGGTCCACACGGCATTGCGGCCGACCCGGCGCGGCGACCACCGCAGCCTGCGGGTGACGGTCCGTTCGCTCGGGCCGCTCGGCCTGGCGGGCCGTCAGGGCTCGCACCAGGCGGCCTGGACACTGCGGGCGCTGCCGCCGTTCACCAGCCGCAAGCACCTGCCCTCCCGACTCGCCAGGCTGCGCGAACTGGACGGCCGCACCTCACTGCTGACGCGGGGCCAGGGCACCGAGTTCGACAGCCTGCGCGAGTACCTGCCGGGCGACGACGTCCGCTCGATCGACTGGCGGGCCAGCGCCCGGCGGAACACCGTCGCGGTCCGCACCTGGCGTCCGGAGCGCGACCGGCACATCCTGATCGTGCTGGACACCGGCCGCACCTCGGCCGGCCGGGTCGGCGACGCCCCCAGGCTGGACGCCGCCCTGGACTCGGCACTGCTGCTCACCGCGCTGGCCACCCGGGCCGGCGACCGGGTCGACCTGCTCGCCCACGATCTGGCCCAGCGCGTGGCCGTGGTCGGCCGCACCGCCGGGGACGTGCTGCCCGCCTTCACCCAGGCGATGGCCATGCTCGAACCCGCCCTGGTCGAGACCGACCAGCGCCGCCTCAGCACCGCCGCGCTCCGCCTCGCCCCGCGCCGCTCGCTGATCGTGCTCCTCACCGGCCTGGACGCCGGCTCCGCCGAGGACGGCCTGCTGCCCGCGCTCCCCCTGCTCACCAAGCGCCACGAGGTGATCGTGGCGGCCGTCGCCGATCCCCGCCTCGACGAACTGGCGGCCGGCCGCGGCAGCACCCAGGCCGTGTACGCCGCCGCAGCCGCCGAGCAGACCCGGGCCGACCGCCGCGCCGTCGCCGACCGCCTCACCCACCTCGGCGCCACCGTCCTCGACGCTCCCCCGGCCACCCTGCCCCCGGCGCTCGCCGACACCTACCTCGCCCTCAAGGCCGCCGGCCGCCTGTAA
- a CDS encoding AAA family ATPase: protein MTTDAVAPAQDPRQALGALRAEIGKAVVGQDAAVTGLVVALLCGGHVLLEGVPGVAKTLLIRALSTALDLETKRIQFTPDLMPGDVTGSLVYDARTAEFSFQPGPVFTNLLLADEINRTPPKTQASLLEAMEERQVTVDGEPRPLPEPFLVAATQNPLEYEGTYPLPEAQLDRFLLKLVLPLPDREQEFQVLSRHASGFDPRDLAAAGIRPVAGPADLAAARAAIARLTVSPEVLAYIVDLCRATRQSPSLSMGVSPRGATALLNASRAWAWLAGRDYVSPDDVKALALPTLRHRVRLRAEAEMEGVTADSVIQAVLAQTPAPR from the coding sequence GTGACCACGGACGCGGTTGCCCCCGCGCAGGACCCCCGGCAGGCCCTCGGCGCGCTGCGCGCCGAGATCGGCAAGGCCGTGGTCGGCCAGGACGCCGCCGTGACCGGGTTGGTGGTCGCGCTGCTCTGCGGCGGCCACGTGCTGCTCGAAGGCGTTCCCGGGGTCGCCAAGACCCTGCTGATCCGCGCCCTGTCCACCGCGCTCGACCTGGAGACCAAGCGGATCCAGTTCACCCCCGACCTGATGCCCGGCGACGTCACCGGCTCGCTGGTCTACGACGCCCGCACCGCCGAGTTCTCCTTCCAGCCCGGCCCGGTCTTCACCAACCTGCTGCTGGCGGACGAGATCAACCGCACCCCGCCGAAGACCCAGGCCTCGCTGCTGGAGGCCATGGAGGAGCGCCAGGTCACGGTGGACGGCGAGCCGCGCCCGCTGCCCGAGCCGTTCCTGGTCGCCGCCACCCAGAACCCGCTGGAGTACGAGGGCACCTACCCGCTGCCCGAGGCCCAGCTGGACCGCTTCCTGCTCAAGCTGGTGCTGCCGCTGCCCGACCGGGAGCAGGAGTTCCAGGTGCTCAGCCGACACGCGTCCGGCTTCGACCCGCGCGACCTGGCCGCCGCCGGCATCCGCCCGGTGGCCGGGCCGGCCGACCTGGCCGCCGCCCGGGCCGCGATCGCCCGGCTCACCGTCTCTCCCGAGGTGCTGGCCTACATCGTCGACCTGTGCCGGGCCACCCGGCAGTCGCCCTCGCTCTCGATGGGCGTCTCGCCGCGCGGCGCCACCGCGCTGCTCAACGCCTCCCGGGCCTGGGCCTGGCTGGCCGGGCGGGACTACGTCAGCCCGGACGACGTCAAGGCGCTGGCCCTGCCCACCCTGCGGCACCGGGTGCGGCTGCGGGCCGAGGCCGAGATGGAGGGCGTCACCGCCGACTCGGTGATCCAGGCCGTGCTCGCCCAGACCCCCGCACCCCGCTGA
- a CDS encoding DUF4350 domain-containing protein — MSTTALSPTARQLWLRSRWFLLGTVVLLLGGLLVAGLNNSPSYPALDPRSPDADGTLAAVQLLRDRGVTVTTTADPSALAATPAGDDTVVVPLPDLLSDDQLDALARAGHRRLVLISPGPQALYRLATGVQTFGPDDPPVTVASASAPGDCTLAEAQRAGTAEGGGRLYQVASGATGCYPRLGHPTLVRTTGPVGGEVIVLGSGRFLSNQRLAQDGNASLALGVLGAQPHLTWFLPDYAAAEAAAGPQQKSFVQLIPDGWKWALVQLALAALLAMAWRARRLGPVVPENLPVVVRAAETTEGRGRLYQQAKARGRAADALRRATRQRLAALLAVPVRHGEPDRDALAAALAARLADGRAPGELAGLLHGPPPTDDAALLRLADDLDALERQVRQP; from the coding sequence ATGAGCACCACCGCACTCTCCCCGACGGCACGTCAACTGTGGCTGCGATCGCGCTGGTTCCTGCTCGGCACGGTGGTGCTGCTGCTCGGCGGCCTGCTGGTCGCCGGGCTTAACAACAGCCCCTCCTACCCGGCGCTGGACCCGCGCTCCCCGGACGCCGACGGCACCCTGGCCGCCGTCCAGCTGCTCCGCGACCGGGGCGTCACGGTGACCACCACCGCCGATCCGAGCGCCTTGGCGGCCACCCCCGCCGGGGACGACACCGTGGTGGTCCCGCTGCCCGACCTGCTCAGCGACGACCAGTTGGACGCGCTGGCCCGGGCCGGCCACCGCCGCCTGGTGCTGATCTCCCCCGGTCCGCAGGCGCTCTACCGGCTGGCCACCGGCGTCCAGACCTTCGGGCCCGACGATCCGCCGGTCACCGTGGCCTCCGCGAGCGCCCCGGGCGACTGCACCCTGGCGGAGGCCCAGCGGGCCGGCACCGCCGAGGGCGGCGGCCGGCTCTACCAGGTGGCGTCCGGGGCCACCGGCTGTTACCCGCGGCTCGGCCACCCGACCCTGGTCCGCACCACCGGCCCGGTCGGCGGCGAGGTGATCGTGCTGGGCTCCGGCCGGTTCCTCAGCAACCAGCGGCTGGCCCAGGACGGCAACGCCTCGCTCGCCCTCGGCGTGCTCGGCGCCCAGCCGCACCTGACCTGGTTCCTGCCCGACTACGCGGCCGCCGAGGCCGCCGCGGGGCCGCAGCAGAAGAGCTTCGTCCAGCTGATCCCGGACGGCTGGAAGTGGGCCCTCGTCCAGCTCGCGCTGGCGGCCCTGCTGGCGATGGCCTGGCGGGCCCGGCGGCTCGGCCCGGTGGTCCCGGAGAACCTGCCGGTGGTGGTCCGGGCCGCCGAGACCACCGAGGGCCGGGGCCGGCTCTACCAGCAGGCCAAGGCCCGCGGCCGGGCCGCCGACGCGCTGCGCCGGGCCACCCGGCAGCGCTTGGCCGCCCTGCTCGCCGTGCCGGTGCGGCACGGCGAGCCCGACCGCGACGCGCTGGCGGCCGCACTCGCCGCCCGGCTGGCCGACGGCCGCGCCCCGGGCGAGCTCGCCGGGCTGCTGCACGGCCCGCCGCCCACCGACGACGCCGCCCTGCTGCGGCTCGCCGACGACCTCGACGCCCTGGAAAGGCAGGTACGACAGCCGTGA
- a CDS encoding DUF4129 domain-containing protein translates to MHVWGDWGRAVITADGAPVTELRDPARNAAREELLKPAYHRHDPTLVQRISSWVWDQLGKLLDRLGSVVGGDGTTGLVLFLVLFALLAGGLWWRFGRPRRSAARAGALFAADGPLTAEQHRAAAAGHAAAGRWAEAVREQLRALIRSLEERTLLDHRPGRTADEAAREAGRQLPEHAAELIAAARLFDDIAFGERPADQAAHQRLAELDERLRRTRPAPLSPAGGAA, encoded by the coding sequence ATGCACGTCTGGGGGGACTGGGGGCGCGCCGTGATCACGGCCGACGGCGCGCCGGTGACCGAGCTGCGCGACCCGGCCAGGAACGCCGCCCGCGAGGAGCTGCTCAAGCCGGCCTACCACCGGCACGACCCGACGCTGGTGCAGCGGATCAGCAGCTGGGTCTGGGACCAGCTGGGCAAGCTCCTGGACCGGCTGGGCTCGGTGGTCGGCGGCGACGGCACCACCGGCCTGGTGCTCTTCCTGGTGCTGTTCGCGCTGCTCGCCGGCGGCTTGTGGTGGCGGTTCGGGCGGCCGCGCCGCTCGGCCGCCCGGGCCGGCGCGCTGTTCGCGGCCGACGGCCCGCTCACCGCCGAGCAGCACCGCGCCGCCGCGGCCGGGCACGCCGCCGCCGGCCGGTGGGCCGAGGCGGTCCGCGAGCAGCTGCGCGCCCTGATCCGCTCGCTGGAGGAGCGCACCCTGCTCGACCACCGCCCGGGCCGCACCGCCGACGAGGCCGCCCGCGAGGCCGGCCGCCAGCTGCCCGAGCACGCGGCCGAGCTGATCGCGGCGGCCCGGCTCTTCGACGACATCGCCTTCGGCGAGCGCCCCGCCGACCAGGCCGCCCACCAGCGGCTGGCCGAGCTCGACGAGCGCCTGCGCCGCACCCGCCCGGCCCCGCTCTCTCCGGCCGGAGGTGCCGCATGA
- a CDS encoding DUF7544 domain-containing protein, producing the protein MTDTPGWVSPGSSPSDPEDGRAPASAPAAPESPRPEGGAGTSAAPADATAPAPAPAASAAPPYAGAYGQPGAQVPPQQGFAPPPGWGRPPHQQQVGWGQPGWSQPGWGQPGWQPQWGSQPLTPKPGVIPLRPLGVGEILDGAITTSRKHWRTVLPLSLGVAVLTQGTSVAIQWYAQSNDTPGLAAVLLLGVGFLISAVASLVMSALLTMVVSKAILGEPVTAGAAWRAARPQFWRLLGLSLLIALICVGIVVLGLLPALIIGLASDNTSAAAATAVLGLLVAGLVATWMYVRLSLATPALMLEKQGIKAALARSRKLTRDSWWRIFGISVLGVVLTAIIAGLIAAPFTIGAGVASNPFAQLNDPNQPVTLSFLALLLTGVGGVLGATITVPVRAGINVLLYVDQRIRREALDLELARAAGLPEYGGTGWAGQPGQPPTGAA; encoded by the coding sequence ATGACCGACACCCCGGGCTGGGTCTCGCCCGGCTCGTCCCCGTCCGACCCCGAGGACGGCCGGGCGCCCGCGAGCGCGCCCGCCGCACCGGAGTCCCCCCGCCCGGAGGGTGGGGCAGGGACGTCGGCCGCACCCGCGGACGCCACTGCACCCGCGCCGGCGCCCGCCGCCTCCGCCGCGCCGCCGTACGCCGGCGCCTACGGACAGCCGGGCGCCCAGGTGCCCCCGCAGCAGGGCTTCGCGCCGCCGCCCGGTTGGGGCCGGCCGCCGCACCAGCAGCAGGTCGGCTGGGGCCAACCCGGCTGGAGCCAACCCGGCTGGGGGCAGCCCGGCTGGCAGCCGCAGTGGGGCAGTCAGCCGCTCACCCCGAAGCCCGGGGTGATCCCGCTGCGCCCGCTCGGCGTCGGCGAGATCCTGGACGGCGCGATCACCACCAGCCGCAAGCACTGGCGCACCGTGCTGCCGCTCTCACTGGGCGTCGCCGTGCTCACCCAGGGCACCTCGGTCGCGATCCAGTGGTACGCCCAGAGCAACGACACCCCCGGGCTGGCGGCCGTCCTGCTGCTGGGCGTCGGATTCCTGATCAGCGCGGTGGCGAGCCTGGTGATGAGCGCGCTGCTCACCATGGTGGTCAGCAAGGCCATCCTGGGCGAGCCGGTCACCGCCGGTGCGGCCTGGCGGGCCGCCCGTCCGCAGTTCTGGCGACTGCTGGGGCTGAGCCTGCTGATCGCGCTGATCTGCGTCGGGATCGTGGTGCTCGGCCTGCTACCCGCCCTGATCATCGGCCTGGCCAGCGACAACACCTCCGCCGCCGCGGCCACCGCCGTGCTCGGCCTCCTCGTGGCCGGCTTGGTGGCGACCTGGATGTACGTCCGGCTCAGCCTCGCCACGCCCGCGCTGATGCTGGAGAAGCAGGGCATCAAGGCCGCACTGGCCCGCTCCCGCAAGCTCACCCGGGACAGCTGGTGGCGGATCTTCGGCATCTCCGTGCTCGGCGTGGTGCTCACCGCCATCATCGCCGGGCTGATCGCCGCGCCGTTCACCATCGGGGCGGGCGTGGCGAGCAACCCGTTCGCCCAGCTCAACGACCCGAACCAGCCGGTGACGCTGTCCTTCCTCGCCCTGCTGCTGACCGGCGTCGGCGGCGTGCTCGGCGCCACCATCACCGTCCCGGTCCGGGCCGGCATCAACGTGCTGCTCTACGTCGACCAGCGGATCCGCCGCGAGGCGCTCGACCTGGAGCTGGCCCGCGCCGCCGGCCTGCCCGAGTACGGCGGCACCGGCTGGGCCGGGCAGCCGGGCCAACCGCCCACCGGGGCGGCCTGA
- the mtrA gene encoding MtrAB system response regulator MtrA, which yields MKGRVLVVDDDTALAEMLGIVLRGEGFEPSFVADGDKALAAFREVKPDLVLLDLMLPGRDGIDVCRQIRSESGVPIVMLTAKTDTVDIVVGLESGADDYVVKPFKPKELVARVRARLRRAEEPTPEQLTIGDLVIDVAGHSVKRDGRGIPLTPLEFDLLVALARKPWQVFTREVLLEQVWGYRHAADTRLVNVHVQRLRSKIEKDPERPEIVVTVRGVGYKAGPS from the coding sequence ATGAAAGGTCGCGTCCTGGTCGTCGATGACGACACCGCACTCGCCGAGATGCTCGGCATCGTGCTGCGTGGAGAGGGTTTCGAGCCGAGCTTCGTCGCGGACGGGGACAAGGCCCTGGCCGCGTTCCGCGAGGTCAAGCCGGACCTGGTGCTGCTCGATCTGATGCTGCCCGGGCGGGACGGGATCGACGTCTGCCGGCAGATCAGGTCCGAGTCGGGAGTCCCGATCGTCATGCTCACCGCGAAGACCGACACGGTCGACATCGTGGTGGGCCTGGAGTCCGGTGCCGACGACTACGTGGTCAAGCCGTTCAAGCCCAAGGAACTGGTGGCCCGGGTCCGTGCGCGGCTGCGCCGGGCCGAGGAGCCCACCCCCGAGCAGCTGACCATCGGCGACCTGGTGATCGACGTCGCCGGCCACTCGGTCAAGCGGGACGGCCGGGGCATCCCGCTGACCCCGCTGGAGTTCGACCTGCTGGTCGCGCTGGCCCGCAAGCCCTGGCAGGTGTTCACCCGCGAGGTGCTGCTGGAGCAGGTCTGGGGCTACCGGCACGCCGCCGACACCCGTCTGGTGAACGTGCACGTGCAGCGCCTGCGCTCGAAGATCGAGAAGGATCCGGAGCGCCCGGAGATCGTGGTCACCGTCCGCGGTGTCGGCTACAAGGCCGGGCCCAGCTGA